In one Arcobacter lacus genomic region, the following are encoded:
- the murC gene encoding UDP-N-acetylmuramate--L-alanine ligase, whose amino-acid sequence MKVHFIGIGGIGLSALARFLNFDGHEVSGSDMKNSPITKALEDEGIKVSCPQDASNIKDDFDLVIYSAAVTDENPELIQARLKQIRTLSRKEALPIILGDKKNYCVAGAHGKSTTTAMLASILNSSALIGAISKDFGSNFRYVDKLVAFEADESDASFLLSNPYCAIVTNAEPEHMEYYHYDYDKFYESYEKFLSLAKVKVVNGEDKDVAKLKIENATILYPSKDIKNLCYTLKDNQPCTKFDLKDLGTFEVWGFGFHMATNASLAILAALNELDIETIRKNLLNYKGIKKRFDIVQANEKFVVIDDYAHHPTEIEATMKSIELYDNLTNLNKRIVLWQPHKYSRTSDNLEGFKKCFRRCDELIILPLWTVAGEKKIEIDFPKEFASYNPIFADRVVATKGKIELIKDDKIIQTYEEGIFLGVGAGDITYQLRLK is encoded by the coding sequence ATGAAAGTGCATTTTATAGGAATTGGTGGGATTGGTCTTTCTGCATTAGCTAGATTTTTAAATTTTGATGGACATGAAGTATCTGGGTCAGATATGAAAAATTCACCAATTACAAAAGCTTTGGAAGATGAAGGAATAAAAGTTTCTTGTCCCCAAGATGCATCTAATATAAAAGATGATTTTGATTTAGTTATCTATTCAGCAGCTGTTACAGATGAAAATCCAGAATTAATACAAGCAAGATTAAAACAGATTAGAACACTTTCAAGAAAAGAAGCTTTACCTATTATTTTAGGGGACAAAAAAAATTACTGTGTTGCAGGAGCACATGGAAAATCAACTACAACTGCAATGCTAGCTTCTATTTTAAATAGTTCTGCATTAATTGGAGCAATTTCAAAAGATTTTGGTTCAAATTTTAGATATGTTGATAAGTTAGTTGCTTTTGAAGCAGATGAAAGTGATGCTTCTTTTTTACTTTCAAATCCATATTGTGCGATAGTTACAAATGCTGAGCCTGAGCATATGGAATATTATCACTATGATTATGATAAATTTTATGAATCTTATGAAAAATTTTTAAGTTTGGCAAAAGTAAAAGTTGTAAATGGTGAAGATAAAGATGTTGCAAAACTAAAAATAGAAAATGCAACTATTCTTTATCCTTCAAAAGATATAAAAAATCTTTGTTATACTTTAAAAGATAATCAACCTTGTACTAAATTTGATTTAAAAGATTTAGGAACTTTTGAAGTTTGGGGATTTGGTTTTCATATGGCTACAAATGCTTCTTTAGCAATTCTTGCCGCTTTAAATGAACTTGATATTGAAACTATTAGAAAAAATCTTTTAAACTACAAAGGAATTAAAAAAAGATTTGATATTGTTCAAGCAAATGAAAAATTTGTTGTAATTGATGATTATGCACACCATCCAACAGAAATAGAAGCAACTATGAAATCAATTGAGTTATATGATAACCTTACAAATTTAAATAAAAGAATAGTTCTTTGGCAACCTCACAAATATAGTAGAACAAGTGATAATCTTGAAGGTTTTAAAAAGTGTTTTAGAAGATGTGATGAGCTTATAATTCTTCCTCTTTGGACAGTTGCAGGCGAGAAAAAAATAGAAATAGATTTTCCAAAAGAGTTCGCATCATATAATCCAATTTTTGCAGATAGAGTTGTTGCAACAAAAGGAAAGATTGAACTTATAAAAGATGATAAAATCATACAAACTTATGAAGAAGGGATATTTTTAGGCGTTGGTGCTGGAGATATTACTTATCAATTAAGATTAAAATAA
- a CDS encoding S8 family peptidase, whose amino-acid sequence MNFILGNGESLISEQTPKRLNINPKELIYSYQEVAERLYDEISNIINISEQLPPFAIPNNEIVFSLILHPSYLAKSYFPNKILEYLNFKIIGSKEVLCSPIKNSKSKNAREIEPTILYYISTTIDNLKITQDLLFNIEDEKLQDEFVRIEEVKPLLVKDKIKIKDINEVNDEVEIILHASEKESSRKTALMDFAKHIDDNIKLEYEKSIDGITFINLKISNKNIEELAEFSYIRAIRKVPRLRNINLKSHEKIKINIQDYSIDTTFLNKNIKVAVLDGGFVNKDGFLGQLVRYTDLFTNGEDENLLLHGTQVTSSVLFGPIKDKMRLQPYSRVNNYKVCDPQLNIYQVLERIVDAIQSDNPEFINISLGPAGEIDDDDVHLWTSTLDNIFSSGKYLCTIAIGNEGETDFPRINVPSDSINALGIGASTSEDFTGWEKTSYSCVGPGRTPGFMKPDGIAFGGTDEEPFSVISNGSIYSVQGTSFSSPYVLRTAIGIKSIFGEELTPAAVKALLIHSTFKNNYLSKDVGWGKFFTDPIKVMSCNNNEIKVLYQGKISRAKQYKAIIPYPEGGFTGKIDIAATFCFFTPVSAEHPTNYSTSGLEAVFYKTNSNHKLKPVSEFFRVSNNYTDGTHINETELRRNFHKWETTVKGELLNKQGASIIDPYFIIKHSTRESTGASSSKKSELSFSLVVTVTCHQMNNLYNLIESKYTMLKPIQPKVQLQI is encoded by the coding sequence ATGAATTTTATATTAGGTAATGGGGAAAGTCTTATTTCAGAACAGACACCTAAAAGATTGAATATAAACCCCAAAGAATTAATATATTCATATCAAGAGGTTGCTGAAAGATTATATGATGAGATTTCAAATATTATAAATATATCTGAACAACTTCCTCCATTTGCAATACCTAATAATGAAATTGTTTTTTCTCTTATTTTACATCCTTCTTATTTAGCAAAATCATATTTTCCTAATAAAATTCTAGAATATTTAAACTTTAAAATTATAGGTAGTAAAGAAGTATTATGTAGCCCCATTAAAAATTCAAAAAGTAAAAATGCTAGAGAAATAGAACCAACTATATTATATTATATCTCTACTACGATTGATAATCTTAAAATCACACAAGATTTATTATTTAATATTGAAGATGAAAAATTACAAGATGAATTTGTAAGAATTGAGGAAGTAAAGCCATTATTAGTTAAAGATAAAATTAAAATAAAAGATATAAATGAAGTTAATGATGAAGTAGAAATTATTTTACATGCTTCTGAAAAAGAATCTTCAAGAAAAACTGCATTAATGGATTTTGCTAAACATATAGATGATAATATTAAACTTGAATATGAAAAAAGCATTGATGGGATTACTTTTATAAATTTGAAAATTTCAAATAAAAATATTGAAGAATTGGCAGAGTTTAGTTATATACGTGCTATACGAAAAGTTCCAAGATTAAGAAATATTAATTTAAAATCACATGAAAAAATCAAAATTAATATTCAAGATTATTCTATTGATACGACTTTTTTAAATAAAAATATTAAAGTTGCAGTACTTGATGGAGGATTTGTAAATAAAGATGGTTTTTTAGGACAACTAGTCAGGTATACAGATTTATTTACTAATGGAGAAGATGAAAATTTACTTTTACACGGTACACAAGTTACTTCATCTGTTTTATTTGGTCCGATTAAGGATAAAATGCGATTACAACCATATTCAAGAGTTAATAATTATAAAGTTTGCGATCCTCAATTAAATATATATCAAGTTTTGGAAAGAATTGTTGATGCAATACAAAGTGATAATCCAGAATTTATTAATATAAGCTTAGGACCAGCTGGTGAGATAGATGATGATGATGTTCATCTTTGGACATCAACTTTAGATAATATTTTTTCTTCTGGTAAATATTTATGTACAATTGCAATTGGCAACGAAGGGGAAACTGATTTTCCTAGAATAAATGTTCCTTCTGATAGTATTAATGCTTTAGGAATCGGTGCATCAACTTCTGAGGATTTTACTGGGTGGGAAAAGACTAGTTATAGTTGTGTAGGACCTGGACGAACTCCAGGTTTTATGAAACCTGATGGTATAGCATTTGGGGGCACAGATGAAGAACCATTTTCTGTAATATCAAATGGTTCAATTTATTCGGTTCAAGGTACAAGTTTTTCATCTCCTTATGTTTTAAGAACAGCAATAGGAATTAAATCTATTTTTGGAGAAGAATTGACTCCAGCTGCAGTAAAAGCTTTATTAATTCATAGTACTTTTAAGAATAATTATTTAAGTAAAGATGTAGGTTGGGGTAAGTTTTTTACGGATCCTATAAAAGTAATGTCATGCAATAATAATGAGATTAAAGTATTATATCAAGGTAAAATCTCAAGAGCTAAGCAGTATAAAGCAATTATACCTTATCCTGAAGGAGGATTTACTGGTAAAATAGATATTGCTGCAACATTTTGTTTTTTTACTCCTGTATCTGCTGAGCATCCAACAAATTATTCAACCAGTGGACTAGAAGCAGTATTTTATAAAACAAATTCAAATCATAAATTAAAGCCTGTGAGTGAATTCTTTAGAGTTTCAAATAATTATACAGATGGAACTCATATTAATGAAACAGAGCTAAGAAGAAATTTCCACAAATGGGAAACAACAGTAAAAGGTGAATTATTAAATAAGCAAGGAGCATCAATAATTGATCCTTATTTTATCATTAAGCATAGTACTAGAGAATCAACAGGAGCTTCGAGTAGTAAAAAGAGTGAGTTGTCTTTTTCTTTAGTAGTTACTGTTACTTGTCATCAGATGAATAATTTGTATAACTTAATTGAGAGTAAATATACCATGCTTAAACCTATTCAACCAAAAGTACAATTACAAATTTAA
- a CDS encoding TnsA endonuclease N-terminal domain-containing protein, which produces MAIRKINKSHISVTGFFSSYKNKRQINFESKLEHDFYLLLEFDKTVKSYQEQPFKVYYIYQNIKRRYTPDTLVNYIDGTQKIFEIKPIFKIQNDIELQEKIELQKQKIKEEKNLELCIFTEADIDKIYLDNIKIIYNFAFIKENKEIQDKIRNEFFKLNIQIAIKELLDKITNNQSDRLKYIPYIWNLVFNNTECIDFTKKITMASIINPKGLK; this is translated from the coding sequence ATGGCAATAAGAAAAATTAATAAAAGCCATATTTCAGTAACTGGTTTTTTTTCAAGTTATAAAAATAAAAGGCAAATAAATTTTGAATCAAAACTTGAACATGATTTTTACTTACTACTTGAATTTGATAAAACTGTTAAAAGTTACCAAGAACAACCTTTTAAGGTTTATTATATATATCAAAATATAAAAAGAAGATATACTCCTGATACATTAGTAAATTATATTGATGGTACACAAAAAATATTTGAAATAAAACCAATATTTAAAATACAAAATGATATAGAACTTCAAGAAAAAATTGAATTACAAAAACAAAAAATCAAAGAAGAAAAAAATTTAGAATTATGTATTTTTACAGAAGCAGATATCGATAAAATTTATTTGGATAATATAAAGATAATATACAATTTTGCATTTATTAAAGAAAATAAAGAAATACAAGATAAAATCAGAAATGAATTTTTTAAATTAAATATACAGATAGCAATAAAAGAATTATTAGATAAAATAACAAATAATCAATCTGATAGGCTAAAGTATATACCATATATTTGGAATTTAGTTTTTAATAATACTGAGTGTATTGATTTTACAAAAAAGATTACAATGGCTTCAATAATTAATCCCAAAGGATTAAAATGA
- a CDS encoding Mu transposase C-terminal domain-containing protein, with amino-acid sequence MSKLRIKRNEKVFYQNEQYSIIKIIDFYSVRIQSIKNPDTKLEVLISELSLEENTNSILLDNITDEEWAIAEKRYEIIKDLLFVSRTKQEVIDLAKEHNIAYTTVYRWIKQYEENEQKSSLVPNTKNRGKKGSRLDPNVELIIVNIIEELYLNKQRYSLNKIFRKIKQQCQAENVEFPHENTIRNRIKKIDPKLALKRRHSSRRANREFGNFEGQFPDGLCPMDVIQIDHTPLDIILVDEKYRRPIGRPTLTLAIDVYSRMIAGFYLSLHSTGYFSVNQCLYHTFLPKNEFLKEQNVKGEWSIYGIPRIIHVDNGAELVGLDMERVCSELNITLVKRPVGEPQFGSHVERFFSTLKNEVHNLPGTTGSNIEDRDGYDSVKKASFSLKELIRWLTQYFIQYHNNFHLGINNTPAKQYEIGIFGDDENIGVGQLPDILEDKENIRITLLPAIYRTIQRDGITLDGLNYYGDVLRHWINRKDEKGNKLKFKIKRDPLNIRKIYFFDPELEEYFEIYYKKIEAPEMTLWDLISAKRYLKEKNIENYNENDIFEAHDILEKIEDEAVSNTRKAKLRKTKSLKMKDVKESKKVEDKAIQKDNSLDDLFSDIKLFDIHKK; translated from the coding sequence ATGAGTAAATTAAGAATTAAAAGAAATGAAAAAGTTTTTTACCAAAATGAACAATATAGTATTATAAAAATAATTGATTTTTATTCTGTGCGAATTCAATCTATAAAAAATCCAGATACTAAACTTGAAGTACTTATTTCAGAACTATCATTAGAAGAAAATACAAATAGTATTTTACTTGATAATATTACCGATGAAGAATGGGCAATAGCAGAAAAACGATATGAAATTATAAAAGATTTACTTTTTGTAAGTAGAACAAAGCAAGAAGTTATAGATTTAGCAAAAGAACATAATATTGCATATACCACAGTTTATAGATGGATTAAACAATATGAAGAAAATGAACAAAAAAGTTCATTGGTACCAAATACAAAAAATAGGGGTAAAAAAGGAAGTAGATTAGACCCTAATGTTGAGTTAATTATTGTAAATATAATTGAAGAGTTATATTTAAATAAACAAAGATATAGTTTAAATAAAATATTTAGAAAAATAAAACAACAATGTCAAGCTGAAAATGTAGAATTTCCTCATGAAAATACAATAAGAAATAGAATTAAAAAAATTGACCCAAAATTGGCTCTAAAAAGAAGGCATAGTTCTCGTAGAGCAAATAGAGAATTTGGTAATTTTGAAGGACAATTTCCTGATGGTTTATGTCCTATGGATGTAATTCAAATTGACCATACTCCATTAGACATAATATTAGTTGACGAAAAATATAGAAGACCTATAGGAAGACCAACTCTTACTTTAGCAATTGATGTTTATTCAAGAATGATTGCTGGATTTTACTTATCATTGCATTCTACAGGCTATTTTAGTGTAAATCAATGTCTATACCATACTTTTTTGCCTAAGAATGAATTTTTAAAAGAACAAAATGTTAAAGGAGAATGGAGTATTTATGGAATACCTAGAATAATTCATGTAGATAATGGTGCTGAGCTAGTTGGATTAGATATGGAAAGAGTTTGCTCCGAATTAAATATAACATTGGTTAAAAGACCTGTTGGTGAGCCTCAATTTGGTTCTCATGTTGAACGTTTTTTCTCAACACTAAAGAATGAAGTGCATAATTTACCAGGAACAACTGGTTCAAATATAGAAGATAGAGATGGATATGATTCTGTAAAAAAAGCATCATTTAGTTTAAAAGAACTAATTCGATGGTTAACACAATATTTTATACAATATCATAATAATTTTCATTTAGGTATTAATAATACTCCTGCAAAACAATATGAAATAGGAATTTTTGGAGATGATGAAAATATTGGTGTTGGACAGCTACCTGATATTCTTGAAGATAAAGAAAATATAAGAATTACGTTATTACCTGCAATTTATAGAACTATTCAAAGAGATGGCATCACACTTGATGGACTTAATTATTATGGAGACGTGTTGCGTCATTGGATTAATAGAAAAGATGAAAAAGGAAATAAGCTAAAATTTAAAATAAAAAGAGACCCATTAAATATTAGAAAGATATATTTCTTTGACCCTGAACTTGAAGAATACTTTGAAATTTATTATAAAAAAATAGAAGCCCCTGAAATGACACTATGGGACTTGATTAGTGCAAAGAGATATTTAAAAGAAAAAAATATAGAAAATTATAATGAAAATGATATTTTCGAAGCACATGATATTTTAGAAAAAATTGAAGATGAAGCTGTATCAAATACAAGAAAAGCAAAATTGCGTAAAACAAAATCTCTTAAAATGAAAGATGTAAAAGAATCTAAAAAAGTTGAAGATAAAGCTATTCAAAAAGATAACAGTTTAGATGATTTATTTTCAGATATTAAATTATTTGATATTCATAAGAAATAA
- a CDS encoding AAA family ATPase, giving the protein MNNFMEEKSFTNRFIIDLVADFLENNSNSYSKKITNILIKEINKNDRILANKFKNLFNNSKIIESGITRNKSFGYSNIPMDNNNSLLIDISKVEINQDLIIWNEDIKKSLHQIILEYKNKQNLYKDGLKPIQTVLFHGLPGVGKTLAAQYLAKELGLPLYVLDLATVMSSYLGKTGGNIKTVFEFAANNECILFIDEFDAVAKQRGDETEIGELKRLVTVLLQSIDTWNDNSILIAATNHQELLDRAIWRRFDEVIEFELPTINAISSIINKYFNDLPIEMIEILSKLNIGKSYADIVRICLKIKKNISLNNVKTIEAVSEYIVNNNLLLDKELKVLFATILIQELKFSQRKVSELLNISRDTIRKNI; this is encoded by the coding sequence ATGAACAATTTTATGGAAGAAAAAAGTTTTACAAATAGATTTATTATTGATTTAGTAGCTGATTTTTTAGAAAATAATAGCAATAGTTATAGTAAAAAAATAACTAATATATTAATAAAAGAGATTAATAAAAATGATAGAATTCTAGCAAATAAGTTTAAAAACTTATTTAATAATAGTAAGATAATAGAAAGTGGAATAACTAGAAATAAGTCTTTTGGCTATTCTAATATTCCAATGGATAACAATAATAGTTTATTAATTGATATTTCAAAAGTAGAAATTAATCAAGATTTAATTATATGGAATGAAGATATAAAAAAATCATTACATCAAATTATTTTAGAATATAAAAATAAACAAAATTTGTATAAAGATGGACTAAAGCCAATTCAAACAGTTTTATTTCATGGTTTACCCGGTGTTGGAAAAACATTAGCTGCACAATACTTGGCAAAAGAACTAGGGCTTCCACTGTATGTACTAGATTTAGCTACAGTTATGAGTAGCTATTTAGGGAAAACAGGAGGAAATATTAAAACAGTTTTTGAATTTGCTGCAAATAATGAATGTATATTATTTATCGACGAATTTGATGCAGTAGCCAAACAAAGAGGAGATGAAACAGAAATTGGAGAGCTGAAAAGACTTGTAACAGTTTTACTTCAATCAATTGATACTTGGAATGATAATTCAATATTAATTGCGGCAACAAATCATCAAGAACTTTTGGATAGAGCAATTTGGAGACGATTTGATGAAGTTATCGAATTTGAGTTACCAACAATTAATGCAATAAGTTCTATAATTAATAAATATTTTAATGATTTACCAATTGAAATGATTGAAATACTTAGTAAACTAAATATAGGAAAATCATATGCTGATATCGTTCGTATTTGTTTAAAAATAAAAAAGAATATCAGTTTAAATAATGTTAAGACTATAGAAGCAGTTTCTGAGTATATTGTAAATAATAATTTATTACTTGATAAGGAATTGAAAGTTTTATTTGCTACTATTCTTATACAAGAGTTAAAATTTAGTCAAAGAAAAGTAAGTGAATTATTGAATATTTCACGGGATACAATTAGAAAGAATATATAA
- a CDS encoding DNA-processing protein DprA has product MEITSKLSSNNICIVSGAAMGVDSIAHTGAKSNNTIAVVANGLDIRYPSVNKNLIIDIENNGLILSTYKEKEVARNYTFVLRNEFVVALGEVLIVTQADLNSGSLTSVEFALNMNKKIYTLPHRLNESLGTQKLIKKGLAEVIYDIDEFVENFTGNKNKKEQLDEVLEYCKTSPNIEDAMQKYPNEILEYELDGKIKIENGKVFLN; this is encoded by the coding sequence TTGGAGATAACATCTAAATTATCCTCAAATAATATTTGTATTGTAAGTGGTGCAGCAATGGGTGTTGATAGTATTGCTCATACTGGTGCAAAATCAAATAATACAATTGCAGTTGTCGCAAATGGACTTGATATAAGATATCCAAGTGTAAATAAAAATTTAATTATCGATATAGAAAACAATGGACTTATTTTATCAACTTATAAAGAAAAAGAAGTTGCTAGAAACTACACTTTTGTATTAAGAAATGAATTTGTAGTTGCACTTGGTGAGGTCTTAATCGTAACTCAAGCTGATTTAAACTCGGGAAGTTTAACTTCTGTAGAATTTGCTTTAAATATGAATAAAAAAATATATACTTTACCTCATCGATTAAATGAAAGTTTAGGAACACAAAAATTAATTAAAAAAGGTTTAGCTGAAGTTATTTATGATATTGATGAGTTTGTTGAGAATTTTACTGGAAATAAGAATAAGAAAGAACAACTAGATGAAGTCTTAGAATATTGTAAAACATCTCCAAATATTGAAGATGCTATGCAAAAATACCCAAATGAGATTTTAGAATATGAACTTGATGGAAAAATCAAAATTGAAAATGGAAAAGTTTTTTTAAACTAA
- a CDS encoding TniQ family protein: MIKKIKNPLIEKSRFLIIPEPFKGEIFSSWFARCAYAHKTHPRTFWHLHFPKDKFIYTLSQNIDATVSDEILQILSIKTSFSFSKLRNMTMKSYDGFLQEEIISNGNNKFLTNYRFCPKCLKEDKIPYFKKEHRVVFSTFCKKHKCYLQDKCPKCQSQISVLKMFNNELSYEYCCNCGFKLANSDVKYIKNKSKYELNCNLINILKKGYIQLEDYYIYSFVFFDIISHISKLVLSSKKTIINGIENKILKKISRKNFLTSKSSFSQISIKEQYILFTIILSIFEKFPKKFELFITQNKLSNFEMIRDIKVVPYWYEKSVNEISPKIVYLARMVSEKEILNAIKYLKKNDILVNQANLTKLLGYNFFSSYNQLRNLLKQFTME; encoded by the coding sequence ATGATAAAGAAAATTAAAAATCCATTGATTGAAAAATCAAGATTTTTAATTATTCCTGAACCATTTAAAGGTGAGATTTTTTCTTCATGGTTTGCTAGATGTGCATATGCTCATAAAACCCATCCAAGAACATTTTGGCATTTACATTTTCCAAAAGACAAATTTATTTATACTCTAAGCCAAAATATTGATGCTACTGTATCTGATGAAATTCTTCAAATATTATCGATAAAAACATCATTTAGTTTTTCTAAATTAAGAAATATGACAATGAAATCGTATGATGGATTTTTACAAGAAGAGATAATTAGTAATGGTAATAATAAATTTCTAACAAATTATAGGTTTTGTCCTAAATGTTTGAAGGAAGATAAAATACCTTATTTTAAAAAAGAACATAGAGTTGTATTTTCAACATTTTGTAAAAAACATAAATGTTATTTACAAGATAAATGTCCTAAATGTCAAAGTCAAATTTCAGTACTTAAAATGTTTAATAATGAATTATCCTATGAGTATTGTTGTAATTGTGGTTTTAAATTGGCAAATAGTGATGTTAAGTATATAAAAAATAAATCTAAGTATGAATTGAATTGTAATTTAATAAATATTTTGAAAAAAGGTTACATTCAATTAGAAGATTATTATATATATTCATTTGTATTTTTTGATATTATCTCACATATAAGTAAGTTAGTATTATCATCAAAAAAAACCATAATTAATGGTATTGAAAATAAAATATTAAAAAAAATTTCTAGAAAGAATTTTTTAACTAGCAAAAGTTCTTTTTCTCAAATATCAATAAAAGAACAATATATATTATTTACCATAATTCTATCAATATTTGAAAAATTTCCGAAAAAATTTGAATTATTTATAACTCAAAATAAATTATCAAATTTTGAAATGATTAGAGATATTAAGGTAGTTCCATATTGGTATGAGAAATCAGTTAATGAAATATCTCCTAAAATAGTTTATCTTGCAAGAATGGTAAGTGAAAAAGAAATATTAAATGCAATAAAATATTTAAAGAAAAACGATATATTAGTCAATCAAGCAAATTTGACAAAACTTTTAGGTTATAATTTTTTTAGTTCCTATAATCAATTAAGAAATTTATTGAAACAATTTACTATGGAGTAA
- a CDS encoding TniB family NTP-binding protein, with the protein MDDIQLTAETKEILLKTDEERLEYISKTYWIDYPTASDILQKMEDLIRYEKGKLRVTSILLVGSSNNGKTSLLERFKTLHKNYDLNLCTIEEQREKYFSEYHATGMPVIYIIAPTEVTEGRLYSEILSTLNAEYKERDTTAAKKKLVEHYFHSLNVEMLIIDEIHNILGASPLKRNAMMDTIKNLSNQLKIPIVLSGTKDALRAISTNSQISSRFRPMYLTKWKMNKDFITLLATILSMLPLKKKTNILNKNTAQFILEMSEGYIGEIINLLKESAIYAIRTGSEQITIDELRNCDFNSLKNVHKNESLKDI; encoded by the coding sequence TTGGATGACATTCAATTAACAGCTGAAACAAAAGAAATCCTTTTAAAAACTGATGAAGAAAGATTAGAATATATTTCAAAAACATATTGGATAGATTATCCTACAGCTTCTGATATTTTACAAAAAATGGAAGATTTAATTAGATATGAGAAAGGTAAACTACGGGTTACAAGTATTTTATTAGTTGGTTCAAGTAATAATGGCAAAACATCATTACTTGAAAGGTTTAAAACATTACATAAAAATTATGATTTGAATCTTTGTACTATAGAAGAACAAAGAGAAAAATATTTTAGTGAATATCATGCAACAGGAATGCCAGTAATCTATATAATTGCACCAACAGAGGTAACAGAAGGAAGATTATATTCTGAAATTTTAAGTACACTTAATGCTGAATATAAAGAAAGAGATACAACGGCAGCTAAAAAGAAATTGGTTGAACATTATTTTCATAGTTTGAATGTTGAAATGTTGATTATAGATGAGATACACAATATTTTAGGTGCTTCTCCACTTAAACGAAATGCAATGATGGATACAATTAAAAATTTAAGTAATCAATTAAAGATACCAATTGTTTTATCGGGTACAAAAGATGCTTTAAGAGCTATTAGTACTAATAGTCAAATAAGCAGTAGATTTAGACCAATGTATTTAACAAAATGGAAAATGAATAAAGATTTTATTACTTTGTTAGCAACAATTTTAAGTATGCTTCCTTTGAAAAAAAAGACGAATATTTTAAATAAAAATACAGCACAATTTATACTTGAAATGTCAGAAGGGTATATAGGTGAAATAATAAATTTATTAAAAGAATCTGCTATATATGCAATAAGAACAGGAAGTGAACAAATAACAATAGATGAACTTAGAAATTGTGATTTCAATAGTTTAAAAAATGTTCATAAAAATGAGAGTTTAAAAGATATATGA